ACGCGCTTTCATGTCTTTGCCAAATGAAGGAGGCAAATCCATGGAAGCGATTTCTTCCACCAAAGTTTCATTCGCTAAGCGATACGCGATCAAATCCACGATCGTGCCGATTTTGATGCTGTGTTTTTTTGCGAAGTCTTTAAGATCATTCACGCGAGCCATCGTGCCATCTGGATTCATCACTTCACAGATAACCGCTGCAGGATTAAGACCCGCCAAGCGAGCCAAATCCACACTGGCTTCCGTGTGACCGGCACGTTTCAATACGCCACCTTGCTGTGCACGAATTGGGAAGATGTGACCAGGCATGTGAATGTCTGAAGGTTTTGCGTGGGGATTCGCCGCCACTTTCAAAGTGTGCGCACGGTCTGCCGCAGAAATACCTGTCGAGATTCCTTCCGCCGCTTCGATACTCACTGTGAAAGCTGTTTTGTTCGGCGCAAAGTTCATGTCATCACGAACCATCAAAGGCAATTGCAAGCGCTCGATTTGTTGAGCTGTCACAGTTAAGCACACAAGACCGCGCGCCTCTGTGATCATAAAGTTCACAGCCTGAGTTGTTACGTGATCTGTCGCAAGGATCAAATCACCTTCGTTCTCACGATCTTCGTCATCAACCAGGATGACCATTTTTCCATTACGAATATCTTCGATGATTTCAGGGATGGTATTAAAAGACATTTTAATCTTTCCTAACTTCCAAAGAACGTTGAATCGCACGAGCCATGTAATCAGGCTCTACATTCACAACTGAACCGACTTTAAGATCGCCCAAGTTTGTGCGCTTTAAGGTTTCAGGAATCAAACACACAGATACGGTATCGTTATTCAGTTCATTCACCGTGAGACTCACGCCGTTCAAAGTCACACTCCCCTTTTTCCAAACAAAAGGCAGAATCGTGTTTTTGACTTTCACATCGAGGAAAAAAGATTCGCCTTCAAGAGAAGCGCGAGTCACAGTGCCCAGGCTGTCAACGTGGCCCGTAACAAGGTGACCATGAATGCGATCGCCAAAACGCAATGATCTTTCAAGATTCATTTGCTTACCGATCCAGCTTTGCGGATTCCAGTTCAAAACTTTGATCGTCTCTGCCGCCAAAGCAAAGGTCATTTGCTCATCATCAAAGGCTTCCACGGTCAAACAAACGCCGTCACAAGCGATGCTGTCGCCAAGTTTTATATCATTGAATTTACTAGGTTTTTTAACTTTAATACGATACGCATTCGGAAGCTCTTGGGAGCTCACAATCGGCATCACAGATTCTACGATTCCAGAAAACATAAAGGCCTCAAGCTTGAATGCCTGAAACCTACACTTTTGCCTCTATATTGGCAAGGAAAGGGCGTCATGTTTGCACATTGTTCTAGCCATGACGCCAGATCTAATAAAAACCAGCTAGAGGTCTTAGCCACGACCTGGTTTTGAAGGCGTTTGCGGAGTGCCGCTATTGCCGTTGTTTGGATTCGAAGGATTTACCGGTTGCACACCTGGATCTTGCGGTTTGTAGTTCGCATCGTGGAACTTAAAGAGTTTCACTTTTGCGCCGATCACCGCGTTTTCATCGTTTTGCTCAATCACGCGACCGCGAGAGATCTCGTCACCGACCCAGTCGATTTCAATTTTCGCCACAGCCGAACCTGCCTGCGCGCCACCACCAAGGTAACGGGAATCACAAGGCTCGCCTTCCCAGTAGTAGTCTTCGTTGTAAACGAGCAAC
This region of Bdellovibrio sp. BCCA genomic DNA includes:
- the ribB gene encoding 3,4-dihydroxy-2-butanone-4-phosphate synthase, coding for MSFNTIPEIIEDIRNGKMVILVDDEDRENEGDLILATDHVTTQAVNFMITEARGLVCLTVTAQQIERLQLPLMVRDDMNFAPNKTAFTVSIEAAEGISTGISAADRAHTLKVAANPHAKPSDIHMPGHIFPIRAQQGGVLKRAGHTEASVDLARLAGLNPAAVICEVMNPDGTMARVNDLKDFAKKHSIKIGTIVDLIAYRLANETLVEEIASMDLPPSFGKDMKARVFRSTVDGLEHLVIQKGEITPEKETLVRVHVDNFTRDFMAVLQRGASTVLESIKLINEQPSGAFVLLRGNNRTQGLVQELQVLAGMDDVRPPTPLMDERDYGIGAQILREIGARKVRLLTNKPEKKVGLKAFDIEIVEIVAIENVKGHK
- a CDS encoding riboflavin synthase, with product MFSGIVESVMPIVSSQELPNAYRIKVKKPSKFNDIKLGDSIACDGVCLTVEAFDDEQMTFALAAETIKVLNWNPQSWIGKQMNLERSLRFGDRIHGHLVTGHVDSLGTVTRASLEGESFFLDVKVKNTILPFVWKKGSVTLNGVSLTVNELNNDTVSVCLIPETLKRTNLGDLKVGSVVNVEPDYMARAIQRSLEVRKD